TCAGCGCCGCCAGGCTGGTGGCCATGACCTCGGAACTCGGCCGCCGGATGCTGACCTCGGGCCGTGCTTCCAGTATCAAGGTCGGACTGGATCAGCGAGACGGAGCATTCGGGCTTGTCCTCTTGTTTGCATCAGCACAAACCGGGAACCCGGTTGGTATCGAGGCCCTGGAGGCGGTCTTTGATGACGTTGAGGAGTTTCAGACCTCAGTCGGTCTTGAAGCCGTGAAAGCATTTAAATCCCTGCCGGACCCTGAATTTGAGCCTACGGAAGAGTTTATCGATCAAAAGCGGGAACTGGTTCAACGTCTCACCAGAGAGGAGCTTTATGCTCAGCTTCAAGAAGCATATGACAAACTCAGGCAATCGATGCAACTGATACTGAGGGAGAAAATGGTTGCCACAGGCACTCTGGTTGCGGGCGTTGCCCACGAGCTTAATAATCCAATGACCGGAATGCTCCAGTTTGCCGAGTATTGTCTCAAATACACCACAGGGGACGACCGAAGATATCCTGTGCTTCGAGATATAAAGCATGAAACAAAACGCTGCATCGATATTGTGCAAAACATGTTGACCTTTTCACGCATGGAAAAAGAGGGTGAAGAGGGCTACCAGCAAGAGAGTTTTGCCACGATTCTTGACAGGGTCTTTAAACTACTATCGTACCGTATAGAGAGAGAGCATGTCTGGCTGACCAGCCACGTTGCCGAAGGCGTTCCCGAAATCTGGATGAAAGCCAGCAGTATGCAACAAATGTTTCTCAATCTTATCAATAATGCCCTGGATGCCCTAAAGGAACGTCCGAAGAAGGAAATTCGTGTTGAAGTCCGCCATGAAGGCGAATCTATCCGGGTAAAGGTCGCCGATACCGGCTCCGGCATTGATACTGAAAACCTTAAACGCATTTTCGATCCTTTTTTCACAACCAAACCGGTCGGACAGGGGACAGGCATGGGACTTGCCATAATCCAGAGCATTATAGATATGCACGACGGGAAGATTACCTGTCACAGCACGCCCGGCGTTGGGACAACCTTTAATATTCTATTTCCAATAGAAAGAAGAAAGGAGGGCCAAAATGAGTAAGCGTGTGTTAATAGTTGATGATGATGAGGCAATTAGAAAGTCATTTACCCTGACACTTGAGGACACCGGGTATCAAACTGAGACAGCGGCATCAGGTGAGAAGGCAATTGAGATGGCGCAGGACACCAAATTTGATTTGATCTTCCTTGACCTTAAGATGCTGGGGCTAGATGGTGTCCAAACATTGCGTGAACTGCGGAAGATAGACAAGGATGTGCCTGTCTACATCGTAACAGCTTTTTATATCGAGTTCTTAGACCAGCTGAAAAGCGCTCAGGAAGGCGGGATAGAGTTTGAGCTTCTCAGAAAACCGATCGGCGGTGCCCAGCTTATTGCTGTTGCCAGGGGTGTTCTGGAAGGGCCAATAGTTTATTAGGAGGGGTATCATGCATGAAGTCAGACTTTACATTATGGGCCGGACGGCGAGGTCTAAAAAGGCCGTCGAGGATCTAAAGGTGCTTCTCGAAGCTAAACACAAAGGTCAATATTCTCTCAAAATCATAGATGTCATGGAAAACCCGCAACTGGCCGAAAAGGATATGGTTTTCGCGACCCCGACAGTGGTAAAGGCTTCTCCACCACCGCAAAAAAGGATAATCGGGGATCTCAGCAAAAGCGAAAACGTACTGGCCGGGTTGGGTCTGGGGTTGGGGAAACAGTTATGAGCAAGTATGTTCTTAACTTGTACATTGCCGGGCAGACGCCGCGATCCGAGTCCGCCATCGCAAGCCTGCGCGGAATCTGTGAAAAGGAATTGAAAGGGCAATACGAACTGATCGTCATCGATGTTCTGGAGTGACCACAACTGGCGGACAACGAAAAGATCCTGGCAACGCCGACCCTGGTCAAGGTGTTGCCTGAACCTATTCGGCGCATCATAGGCGACCTGTCCGATACCGAGAAGATCCTCCTGGGGCTCGATCTGCTGCCTGTTGTTCCCCAGAGAGGAGATGAACAATGACGGAAGCGGAATGAACCTGAGGAATCCCCGAAGCGGCCCGGGTAAAGATAAAGATTAAGAGTCAGAATGGAAGATAAACACATTAAAGTGCTTGCAATTCAGGACGAGCCTAAGATGACGGCCGCTATCCGACGAACACTGCTCAGAGAAAAGAGTCCTTCATTTGATATAGAGCTTGCCGACCGGCTTTCTTCAGGGTTGGAGCGTCTTTCCGGCGGAGGGATCGATATAGTGCTGTTGGATCTTATGCTGCCGGGCAGCCAGAGGCTTGACACGCTGGACAGGGTGCTCGCTCATTCAACGAAAGTGCCGGTCGTGGTGCTGACTGCTCTCGGCGAAGAAGCGCTCGCCGTAAAGGCTTTGCAGCGCGGCGCGCAGGACTATTTGTTCAAGGCACAACTTGATAGCAATATGCTGATGCGCACCATGCAATGTGCCATTGAGCCCAAGTGGGCGGATGAGGCTTCACATGAAACGAACTTGTTTTTGCAAAACACCCTGGAGAGCTCTTCGTCTATTTCAATCATGTTTACTGATCTGGAAGGCAATATCCTTTACTGGAACAAAGGGGCTGAGGAGATATTTGGATACAAGGCTGAAGAGATAGTCGGTCGTCATAAGACAAACATATTATACCCTGACGATGAAGAGGAGACCAAAAGGACAGTAGAGGAGGTCAGGTCGTTTGTACTTAAGAATAAACAGGGAACAAGTTGCGAGATTATTGAGATAGCAAAAGATGGACGCAAGCTATGGATCAATGTGAACATTACCCCCTGGCTCGATCAGAACGGCAAGGTGATAGGGATCTTAGGTATTGGACAAGACACGACCGAGCGCAAACATGCGGAGGAGGCCCTGCGGGTCAGCGAGGCCCGCCTTAAACAGATCATAGAAAAAAATGCCGATGCCATCATTGTTGTTGATCGGGATGGAATCGTACAATTTGTGAATCCTGCTGCGGAATCTCTTTTTGGCCGCGAGGCAAAAAATCTCCAGGGTGAATCGTTCGGGTTTCCTATGGTGGCCGGGGCAACGGAAATCGATATCGTGCGGAAAGATGGAGAAAGGGCCACAGCGGAAATGCGTTTTGTAGAAACGGAATGGGAGGGGAAAAGTGCTTTCCTTACATCACTTCGAGATATTACGAATCGCAAGCAGATGGAAGTTTCACTGGAAAGGGCCAATCAAGACCTCAAACAGAGTATGGAGGAATCAAGAACGGCCAACCAGAAGATTTTGCAGCAGCAAAAATCGGTGATAGAAGAGGAACGGCTCAAGGTACTGCTTCAGATGGCCGGGGCCACGGCCCATGAGTTGAACCAGCCATTGATGGGCCTGCTAGGAAATATTCAGTTGATGAGGTTGAACAAAGATACCCCTGAAAAATTGGCCGGGCACATGGACATAGTCGAAGAGGCCGGCCAACGGATAACCGATATCATAAGAAAGATCCAGGATATTCGCCATTACGATACAAAACCCTACCCTGGCGGAACCCCCATTATTAACCTCGACCAGAAGTTGAATATCTTTATTGTGGAAGACTCGGTCGAGGATTTTGAGAGGATTGAAACAATTCTGAACACTCATACCGGGATAACCCTGTCTCGTGCCACCACCATCAAAGATGCAGTCCAATTACTGGACAACGGCCACGTTGATCTTATTCTTTTGGACCATGTGCTTCCGGATGGCAATTCCCTTGATTTCTTAAGGATCATGGATGAAAAGGTGACAGGGATACCGGTCGTGGTCATTACCGCTCATGGAGATGAGATGGTCGCTTCCCAGGTGATTCAGGCCGGCGCCCATGATTATCTTCCTAAAGAAAGGGTGAGTGACCAATCCCTTTCTCGAAGCATCAATAATGCACTGGAAAAAGGTCGCCTGAAAAGAGAAATAAAACTGGCCATGAAGAAGATGGTTGAAATGTCAACCAGAGATGATCTCACCGGGCTCTATAACCGGCGATACTTTATGGAGGCGTTGGAGCGGGAGGTGGCAAGGGCAGGGAGATACGAGTTTGAAATCGTACTTTGCATGGCGGATCTGGATCACTTTAAAAGAATCAATGACACCTATGGTCATCCTGTCGGCGACAGGGTCCTGTCTGAAATCGGTAGAATGCTGAAAAAATGCTTTCGTCAAAGTGACCTGGTATGCCGCTATGGGGGTGAGGAGTTTGCTGTTATTCTTCCCAACACCCGGATTGAAGAGGCCCGCACAGTAGGCGAAAGATTCAGGGAGATGGTGGCGGGGTACGCGTTTGAATATGAGGAAGCTCAATTTCAGATGACAGTCAGCATAGGCATTGCAAAACTGGATGGCTCAGAGTCAAAAACTCCCATGGAATTGGTAGCCAAGGCAGACGAGGCCCTATATCGCGCCAAGGGCGGGGGAAGAAACCGGGTCAAGGTCTATAGATCATGAATCCGAGGCATGAAATGCGAAGCCAGAGACTCAAGATATTATTGATTCAGGACAACCCTGAGGAGGCTGGGGTGATCCAGGAGATGCTGTCAGAAGTTAGGGATGCTTCATTTGATCTGGAATGCGCCGATGGGCTGTCAACTGGAATGGAGCGCCTGGCCGCAGGCGGGATTGATCTGGTTGTGCTTGATCTCAAGCTTTCAGACACCCAGGGGCTTGACGCTATCGTGAAGGCACACGCTGAAGCACCGGAAGTGCCGGTCCTGATGTTGAGCGGACATCACGACGACATGGCTTGCATCGAGGCATTGAAGAAGGGCGTACACGACTGCCTGCCCAAAGAGCACTTGCATCCCCACATGCTATGGCGGGTCATACTCTATGCCATCGAGCGCAAGCGGGCTGAAAAGGCGCTACTGGCGAGCGAAATGCGTTTTCGCCTTATAATAGAAAAGAATGCTGACGCCATCTTCGTTGTAAACAGTGAGGGAAGGGTGCGTTTTGCCAACCCGGCTGCGGAACGTCTTTTCGGCCTGAGAGGCGAAGAACTGGTTGGAAGAATGTTCGGGTTTCCTCTGACAGCAGGCGGATCCACTGAGATTAACATCATTCGCAGGCATGCAGAAGCAGCAGTAGCGGAAATGGGTGTGGTGGAGATGGAGTGGGAAGGTGAAATCGCATATCTCGCATCACTGCATGATATTAGTGAGCGGAAGCGGACAGAAGAGGCGCTGAAAAAATCGCGCGATGAATTGGAAAAAGCGTTGTCAGAATTAACAAATACACAAACAAAGATGATACAATCCGAAAAGATGGCTTCCATCGGACAGCTTGCAGCAGGTGTAGCCCACGAAATTAACAACCCCACCGGTTTCGTAAGCAGCAATATGAATACATTGTCGGATTATCAAAATGATACAGAAAGAGTTATAGCGGAATACAGGAAGTTGGCATCAGACCTGAAAGACAACATGGCCGGAAATGAAACGCCATCCTCCGTGTACGAGCAGGTAAAGCGTCTTGAAAAGCTGGAATCTGAAGTTGACATCGATTTTATCTTAAATGATAGCAAGGAGCTAATCAAAGAATTTCAAGAGGGGACTGAGCGGATCAAGAAGATTGTGCTTGATCTGAAGGACTTTGCCCATCCGGGTAAGGACAAGTTGCAATCCGCAGACATCAACAACTGCCTTGAATCAACTCTGAACGTTGTCTGGAACGAACTCAAATACAAAGCCACTGTGACAAAAGAATACGGAGACCTGCCCCTGGTGGAGTGCTATCCGCAGCAGCTTAACCAGGTCTTCATGAACCTTTTGGTTAATGCGCCCCAGGCCATAGAAGAGAAGGGGAGATCAAGATTGTCACCAGGGCCGTTGATGGCTATGCGGAAATTAAGATAAGTGACACGGGATCAGGCATACCCAAGGAAGACCTCTCTAAAATATTCGATCCGTTTTTTACCACCAAGGAGGTAGGAAAAGGAACAGGGCTGGGCCTTAACGTGGCCTATAACATCGTTAAAAAGCACAAAGGCACCATTGATGTGGAGAGCACAGTGGGCAAGGGAACCACGTTTACGATTCGAATACCAATCACCAATGACCAACACCGGGAGGTCTAATATGGCATTAAAATACAAACACACCCTCCTGCTCGTGGACGACGAGGAATCTATCACCAAATCGCTCCAGCGTCTCTTTCGCAAGGAGGGATACGAGATCTACACGGCATCAAGCGGGCAGGAAGGGCTGGAGCGATTAAAAGAAGTCGGGAAGCCCTTTTCCCTTATCATTTCCGATCAGCGCATGCCGGCGATGAATGGAGCCGAATTTCTGGAGAAGGCAAAGAAGATCTTTCCCCAGGCCATACGAATCCTCCTGACAGGGTATTCTGACATGGACGCCATTGTGGATGCCGTCAACAAGGGAGAGATCCACCGGTACTTCGCCAAGCCCTGGAATGATGACGATCTCGTGCTCCAGATCCGACAGTCTCTTGAACAGTATGAACTCGTTGTGGAAAACCGGAGGTTGCTCGCTCTGACCAAGAAACAGAACGCAGAGTTAAAGGAACTCAATAACAGCCTGGAAGAAAAGGTGGCTGAGCGAACCAGAGAAGTCATTGAGAAAAACGAAGAGCTTTCTTCCCTGAACAGGGAACTGGAGGCGAGCCTTTATAACACAGTGCGCGCATTTGCCTCGTTAGTGGAGATGCTCACTCCCTCACTGGCCGGGCACGGAAGGCGCGTGGGGGCTGTTTCGCGCAAGATCGCCCAGGAGCTCGGCCTGAGTGAAGACGAGGTTGATCAAATAGAGATCGCCGGCCTTCTGCATGACGTAGGCAAGCTCGGATTTTCAAAGAAGCTCCTGAAATACCAGGAGGACGCTTGGGACGGTCAGGACAAGGCTTTGTTTCGCAAACACCCGGAGCAGGGCCAGGCAGCAGTCCGGTTTATCAATAAACTGGACCATGCGGGAATCCTGATCAGATGTCATCATGAGCAATATGACGGCCAGGGATATCCTGACCAACTGGCCGAGGAGGAGATCCCCTTGGGCTCCAGGATCATTGCCGTGGCAGATGCCTATGACAGGATCGTCAAGCTAAAGGTTATTGACGGCGACACCTTGAAAAGAGCGTCAAGAGAGGCTGATGCAACTCAGGGCCATCCAACAGAGGAAGTCCTGCAAAAAGCCGCAGTGCTTCACCTGAGGGAACAGGCTTTTACCCGATATGATCCCGATATTGTGAAGATGTTCCTGGCTGTTCTTAAGACACAAGGGATAGAGGTTGAAAGAGAAAAGGAGGTTTCCATTGAGGATCTCAAGGAGGGCATGTTTCTTTCAAAATCGCTTCATACCTCCAGCGGACGATTTCTGCTCCCTCACAATACTGTCCTGACTGAAGACCTTATTGGCAAGCTAAACACTATACATTCTCTTGATCCAATAACCGAATCAGTTCACGTGGAGGTAAAGTAGAATGGACAAAGAAGCATTCTTGAAAAAACTCGACAACATCCCGAATCTTCCGACTTTGCCTGTTATTGCTTTTAAAGTCAACAAGATGCTCCAGGATGATGATGTTTCCATCAGGATGCTGAGCGAAACCATAGAAAAAGACCAGGCCATGGTTTCAAAGATCTTGAAGCTCGTCAACTCGGCCTTCTACGGGTTTCGGTCGAAGATCAACACTATTTCTCACGCTATAACCATATTAGGCCTCAGCACCATCCGCAATGCCATTGTTTCGATTGCCGTAGTTGACGCTTTTTCCGGAAAGGAAGCTTTTGAGGGGTTTGACATTACGGACTTCTGGAAGCATTCCGTTGCAGTGGCCGTGACCGGCAGGCACATGGCCGAGAAGACCCGTCTGAGCGCCCCGGATGAGGCCTTTGTTGCCGGAATCCTCCATGATGTGGGAAAGGTGGTCTTGGCCCAATATTTCCAAGAGCCTTTCGGACAACTCTTGACATGCGTACGAGACGATGGCCTATCATTCTATGAGGCTGAAAAGAAGCTATTGCCGGCAGACCACGCACAAATCGGAGGCCGTCTGGTCAAGAAATGGCAGCTTCCAGCCAGTCTGGTCGAGACGATTACCTATCACCACGCAGTCATGAAATCGGCCATCAATGTTAACCCAATAATGGTAGTGCATGCTTCCGATTACGTTGTGAACAACTACAAGACCGATTCACAGGACGGCCTCGAGTTATCAGGGCTTTTCCCTGAGGCCGCCAAGATAATGGCAGCCGAATTGAAAGCCTTGCCGGACTGGTTTCCAGCGGTGGCAACCGAAATAGAGCAGGCCTGCGACTTCTTTATCGAAGATGGGAGATAGATATTCGTTGAGTCGTTGAGTGGTTAAGTGGTCGGAGGGAATGTCGGACAAAGTGAGAAGTGATTTTCAAGGCCTAGACTCAAACAGTTAACGACTTAACTACTCAAGCAGCGGCATGCGGAGTGAAAACCATGAACGATTCAAAACACACCGTTCTCTGCGTAGATGACGATCAAAACATCTTAAGCGCCTTGAAGCGATTGCTTCGAAAAGAGGGCTACAACTTCCTGATGGCTTCAAGTGGAGCAGAGGGCCTTGAGATCCTTAAAAACAATGATATTCAGATGGTGATGTGCGATCAGAGGATGCCGGAGATGAGCGGCACTGATTTCCTTGCCAGGGTAAAAGAAGAGTATGCTGATATCATTCGTGTCATCTTAAGTGGTTACACAGAGGTGGACGCAATTACGGAGTCGATCAACAAAGGACATGTCTACAAGTTTTTTCTCAAACCGTGGAATGATCAGAGTCTGAGGCTGGAGATCAAACAGGCCCTGGATCAATACGACCTTATACAGGCGAACAAAAAGCTTGACGAAAAGGTTATGGAACAGAATGAGGAGTTGAAAAGCATAAATGAAAATCTTGAGACACTGGTTAAACAGAGAACCGAGGATCTTGAAATTCAGAACCAGGCCCTGGAACTCTCACGCGCCATGCTTGAAGTTTTGCCCGTACCGATCATTGGTGTGAGCGCTGAGGGTATGATTGCGGTAATCAATGAAAAGGCCCAAACGCTATCATACAATGGCCGGGCCATCGAGATAGGCGGGGAGATTATCGATTACTTTTCAACTGATATTCAAGAAAGGGTGGCCGGTGCGCTGGAAACCGACAAGGCACAGACGCTAAAGGGAGACGGGTTGCCGGACGGGGCATACGATATTGATATCACCCCCCTTTTGGGACGTTTTCGAGGAAAAGGTGTGATCATGACATTGAGACCGGCGGGTTAGTTGTTGGTTGAGTGGTTGAGTAGTTGAGTGGTTGAGTAGGTGGAAGAGTTTGGCGTGAAAAAGGGCATTCACAAATGAGAAATAGAGCAGTGAAAGGTTGGCGCTTTCCCATGGTCCTGATTCTGGGAGCAATCGTAGCCGGCATGACGCTGATGGCTGCCTCTGCTCCAGCCGGAGAGAAGCAAAACAGAAGGATCTATCGCACTGTTATCGAAAACCCTTCTGTTCGAGATTCTGACGGCCAGGCGCGTCTGCAGGAAGTCAAGATTGGCGTCCTGGCCAAGCGGGGGAAAGAACGGTGCTTGGCAAAATGGGAGTTGACAGCCGATTACCTGGGGAGGCAAATCCCGGGCTACTCATTCGCGATAGCGCCCCTTACATATGACGAGATTTATCCGGC
This genomic stretch from Deltaproteobacteria bacterium harbors:
- a CDS encoding PAS domain S-box protein codes for the protein MRSQRLKILLIQDNPEEAGVIQEMLSEVRDASFDLECADGLSTGMERLAAGGIDLVVLDLKLSDTQGLDAIVKAHAEAPEVPVLMLSGHHDDMACIEALKKGVHDCLPKEHLHPHMLWRVILYAIERKRAEKALLASEMRFRLIIEKNADAIFVVNSEGRVRFANPAAERLFGLRGEELVGRMFGFPLTAGGSTEINIIRRHAEAAVAEMGVVEMEWEGEIAYLASLHDISERKRTEEALKKSRDELEKALSELTNTQTKMIQSEKMASIGQLAAGVAHEINNPTGFVSSNMNTLSDYQNDTERVIAEYRKLASDLKDNMAGNETPSSVYEQVKRLEKLESEVDIDFILNDSKELIKEFQEGTERIKKIVLDLKDFAHPGKDKLQSADINNCLESTLNVVWNELKYKATVTKEYGDLPLVECYPQQLNQVFMNLLVNAPQAIEEKGRSRLSPGPLMAMRKLR
- a CDS encoding HAMP domain-containing histidine kinase — its product is MKIVTRAVDGYAEIKISDTGSGIPKEDLSKIFDPFFTTKEVGKGTGLGLNVAYNIVKKHKGTIDVESTVGKGTTFTIRIPITNDQHREV
- a CDS encoding response regulator — its product is MSKRVLIVDDDEAIRKSFTLTLEDTGYQTETAASGEKAIEMAQDTKFDLIFLDLKMLGLDGVQTLRELRKIDKDVPVYIVTAFYIEFLDQLKSAQEGGIEFELLRKPIGGAQLIAVARGVLEGPIVY
- a CDS encoding HAMP domain-containing histidine kinase — translated: MIELGDISIKDLTSIVEARNKIRILCEDLKFDSISAARLVAMTSELGRRMLTSGRASSIKVGLDQRDGAFGLVLLFASAQTGNPVGIEALEAVFDDVEEFQTSVGLEAVKAFKSLPDPEFEPTEEFIDQKRELVQRLTREELYAQLQEAYDKLRQSMQLILREKMVATGTLVAGVAHELNNPMTGMLQFAEYCLKYTTGDDRRYPVLRDIKHETKRCIDIVQNMLTFSRMEKEGEEGYQQESFATILDRVFKLLSYRIEREHVWLTSHVAEGVPEIWMKASSMQQMFLNLINNALDALKERPKKEIRVEVRHEGESIRVKVADTGSGIDTENLKRIFDPFFTTKPVGQGTGMGLAIIQSIIDMHDGKITCHSTPGVGTTFNILFPIERRKEGQNE
- a CDS encoding diguanylate cyclase — its product is MEDKHIKVLAIQDEPKMTAAIRRTLLREKSPSFDIELADRLSSGLERLSGGGIDIVLLDLMLPGSQRLDTLDRVLAHSTKVPVVVLTALGEEALAVKALQRGAQDYLFKAQLDSNMLMRTMQCAIEPKWADEASHETNLFLQNTLESSSSISIMFTDLEGNILYWNKGAEEIFGYKAEEIVGRHKTNILYPDDEEETKRTVEEVRSFVLKNKQGTSCEIIEIAKDGRKLWINVNITPWLDQNGKVIGILGIGQDTTERKHAEEALRVSEARLKQIIEKNADAIIVVDRDGIVQFVNPAAESLFGREAKNLQGESFGFPMVAGATEIDIVRKDGERATAEMRFVETEWEGKSAFLTSLRDITNRKQMEVSLERANQDLKQSMEESRTANQKILQQQKSVIEEERLKVLLQMAGATAHELNQPLMGLLGNIQLMRLNKDTPEKLAGHMDIVEEAGQRITDIIRKIQDIRHYDTKPYPGGTPIINLDQKLNIFIVEDSVEDFERIETILNTHTGITLSRATTIKDAVQLLDNGHVDLILLDHVLPDGNSLDFLRIMDEKVTGIPVVVITAHGDEMVASQVIQAGAHDYLPKERVSDQSLSRSINNALEKGRLKREIKLAMKKMVEMSTRDDLTGLYNRRYFMEALEREVARAGRYEFEIVLCMADLDHFKRINDTYGHPVGDRVLSEIGRMLKKCFRQSDLVCRYGGEEFAVILPNTRIEEARTVGERFREMVAGYAFEYEEAQFQMTVSIGIAKLDGSESKTPMELVAKADEALYRAKGGGRNRVKVYRS
- a CDS encoding response regulator, with product MNDSKHTVLCVDDDQNILSALKRLLRKEGYNFLMASSGAEGLEILKNNDIQMVMCDQRMPEMSGTDFLARVKEEYADIIRVILSGYTEVDAITESINKGHVYKFFLKPWNDQSLRLEIKQALDQYDLIQANKKLDEKVMEQNEELKSINENLETLVKQRTEDLEIQNQALELSRAMLEVLPVPIIGVSAEGMIAVINEKAQTLSYNGRAIEIGGEIIDYFSTDIQERVAGALETDKAQTLKGDGLPDGAYDIDITPLLGRFRGKGVIMTLRPAG
- a CDS encoding response regulator, giving the protein MALKYKHTLLLVDDEESITKSLQRLFRKEGYEIYTASSGQEGLERLKEVGKPFSLIISDQRMPAMNGAEFLEKAKKIFPQAIRILLTGYSDMDAIVDAVNKGEIHRYFAKPWNDDDLVLQIRQSLEQYELVVENRRLLALTKKQNAELKELNNSLEEKVAERTREVIEKNEELSSLNRELEASLYNTVRAFASLVEMLTPSLAGHGRRVGAVSRKIAQELGLSEDEVDQIEIAGLLHDVGKLGFSKKLLKYQEDAWDGQDKALFRKHPEQGQAAVRFINKLDHAGILIRCHHEQYDGQGYPDQLAEEEIPLGSRIIAVADAYDRIVKLKVIDGDTLKRASREADATQGHPTEEVLQKAAVLHLREQAFTRYDPDIVKMFLAVLKTQGIEVEREKEVSIEDLKEGMFLSKSLHTSSGRFLLPHNTVLTEDLIGKLNTIHSLDPITESVHVEVK
- a CDS encoding HDOD domain-containing protein, whose translation is MDKEAFLKKLDNIPNLPTLPVIAFKVNKMLQDDDVSIRMLSETIEKDQAMVSKILKLVNSAFYGFRSKINTISHAITILGLSTIRNAIVSIAVVDAFSGKEAFEGFDITDFWKHSVAVAVTGRHMAEKTRLSAPDEAFVAGILHDVGKVVLAQYFQEPFGQLLTCVRDDGLSFYEAEKKLLPADHAQIGGRLVKKWQLPASLVETITYHHAVMKSAINVNPIMVVHASDYVVNNYKTDSQDGLELSGLFPEAAKIMAAELKALPDWFPAVATEIEQACDFFIEDGR
- a CDS encoding circadian clock protein KaiB (Decreases the phosphorylation of KaiC, a component of the main circadian regulator in cyanobacteria), with product MHEVRLYIMGRTARSKKAVEDLKVLLEAKHKGQYSLKIIDVMENPQLAEKDMVFATPTVVKASPPPQKRIIGDLSKSENVLAGLGLGLGKQL